The proteins below are encoded in one region of Pontibacter deserti:
- a CDS encoding cation diffusion facilitator family transporter: MAHNHGHSHDHQHHHHGGSNIKVAFLLNLGFTILEFVGGFWINSVAVMSDALHDLGDSLSLGLAWYFEKLSKKGSDRNFSYGYKRFSLLGAVVNSVILLVGSFIILSEAIPRIWNPEPVNAAGMIGFAVLGILVNGAAVLRLKGENSINERVVRLHLLEDVLGWIAVLVGGVILYFFNWPFIDPLLSVGITLFVLYNVVKNLRQSLKILLQGTPPHINLDEVQQRILALPDVQSIHDLHIWTMDGTYNVLTLHAVIAENLPLQETEKIKQQIREMMADLAVQHVTVELEVPGYACEHEACTNP; encoded by the coding sequence ATGGCACATAACCACGGGCATTCCCATGATCATCAGCATCACCACCATGGGGGTAGCAACATAAAAGTAGCTTTTTTACTGAACCTGGGCTTTACGATCCTGGAGTTTGTAGGTGGTTTCTGGATAAACAGCGTGGCTGTTATGTCAGACGCCCTGCACGACCTTGGCGATTCGCTCTCACTGGGGCTGGCCTGGTACTTCGAAAAGCTCTCTAAAAAAGGCAGCGATCGCAATTTCTCTTACGGGTACAAGCGTTTTTCCTTATTGGGTGCAGTTGTTAACTCCGTTATACTTCTGGTTGGGTCTTTTATTATACTTTCTGAAGCTATACCACGCATCTGGAATCCGGAACCTGTAAATGCTGCCGGCATGATTGGCTTTGCGGTGTTGGGTATACTTGTAAATGGTGCAGCCGTGCTTCGTTTAAAAGGAGAAAACTCAATAAACGAACGCGTCGTGCGCTTGCACCTGCTGGAAGATGTTTTAGGTTGGATTGCCGTTCTGGTTGGTGGTGTTATACTTTATTTTTTTAACTGGCCTTTCATAGACCCGCTGCTTTCTGTTGGCATTACGCTGTTTGTATTGTATAACGTGGTTAAGAACCTTCGCCAGAGCCTGAAGATATTATTACAGGGCACTCCCCCGCACATTAATCTGGATGAAGTACAGCAACGCATACTAGCTCTGCCGGATGTACAGTCCATCCACGACCTGCACATCTGGACAATGGATGGCACCTACAATGTGCTGACACTGCATGCCGTAATAGCTGAAAACCTGCCCTTGCAGGAAACAGAAAAAATAAAGCAACAAATACGGGAAATGATGGCTGACCTGGCAGTGCAGCATGTAACAGTAGAACTGGAAGTACCCGGCTATGCCTGCGAGCACGAAGCCTGCACCAACCCCTAA
- a CDS encoding DUF1801 domain-containing protein: MRIKATTNQVDEYIGKLSQEKIHLAQEIRRIIHSSVAHLEECVRWDYPCYFFYGPVCYFASSRSGIHFGFFRGKELSDPARRLVSRNGQHLHIKIRTLDDIDETYFVELIKEAVLLNQN; the protein is encoded by the coding sequence ATGAGAATCAAGGCTACTACCAACCAGGTTGATGAATACATAGGAAAACTGAGTCAGGAAAAGATACATCTGGCACAGGAAATACGTCGTATTATTCATTCATCAGTAGCACACCTGGAAGAATGTGTACGCTGGGATTATCCTTGTTACTTCTTTTACGGCCCTGTGTGCTATTTTGCATCCTCCCGAAGCGGTATTCATTTCGGCTTCTTCAGAGGGAAAGAGCTTTCTGATCCGGCCCGCAGGTTAGTTAGCCGTAACGGCCAACATCTGCACATCAAGATCCGCACCTTAGACGACATTGACGAAACTTACTTTGTAGAGTTGATCAAAGAAGCTGTGTTGCTTAACCAGAATTAG
- a CDS encoding winged helix-turn-helix domain-containing protein, which yields MKDYLENINKAFESRARLGIMSVLMVEDKTDFNTLKETLQLTDGNLASHLRALEEANYLRVEKQFVGRKPNTTYHATDAGREAFKSHLDALEQLILNNRPGN from the coding sequence GTGAAAGATTATCTTGAAAATATAAATAAAGCCTTCGAAAGCAGGGCGCGGTTAGGCATTATGTCGGTGCTGATGGTGGAGGATAAAACAGACTTTAACACCCTTAAAGAAACTTTACAGCTAACGGATGGTAATCTGGCCAGCCACCTGCGTGCCTTGGAAGAGGCAAACTATCTGCGCGTGGAAAAACAGTTTGTAGGCCGTAAACCGAATACAACTTACCATGCCACCGATGCCGGTCGCGAAGCTTTTAAAAGCCATTTAGATGCACTGGAGCAACTGATTTTAAACAACAGGCCAGGAAACTAA
- a CDS encoding DsbA family protein, giving the protein MVQSQNTPTILYVTNPMCAWCYGFTQVVRRLAALWRGRLQVQVQLGNLQAYATEPLQREERERLATSWHWVQQRTHLPFDFKFFLRKEYVYATEPACRALLCMRLLRPVLTLEVLRAMHSAFYADGLDLTDTAVLVRIAGMFGVSENLFLTLFESDEVMQQLDDEFEAVAQLGVTNFPSIYLKTRQGTELITKGFCQLDELEQRLLQHLQL; this is encoded by the coding sequence ATGGTACAGTCTCAGAATACGCCTACTATACTTTATGTTACCAATCCGATGTGCGCCTGGTGCTATGGGTTTACACAGGTGGTGAGAAGACTGGCTGCTTTGTGGAGGGGGAGGTTGCAGGTACAGGTGCAGTTAGGTAACCTGCAGGCCTATGCAACAGAGCCGCTCCAGCGCGAAGAAAGGGAAAGACTGGCAACTAGCTGGCACTGGGTACAGCAGCGCACGCATTTACCCTTCGACTTTAAGTTTTTCCTGAGAAAAGAATATGTTTATGCCACAGAACCTGCCTGCAGGGCTTTGTTATGCATGCGTTTGTTGCGCCCGGTTCTTACATTAGAAGTGCTTCGTGCCATGCATTCTGCATTTTACGCCGATGGACTGGATCTGACAGATACAGCAGTGCTGGTAAGGATAGCTGGCATGTTCGGAGTATCAGAGAACCTGTTTTTAACATTATTTGAATCTGATGAAGTAATGCAGCAACTAGATGACGAGTTTGAAGCAGTTGCTCAGTTAGGTGTTACCAATTTCCCGAGTATTTATCTCAAAACCAGGCAAGGGACAGAACTTATTACGAAAGGCTTTTGCCAGTTAGATGAGTTGGAGCAACGGCTTTTGCAGCACTTGCAACTATAA
- a CDS encoding SDR family NAD(P)-dependent oxidoreductase, which translates to MINDYYTGKTVLITGGAQGIGLGMVQAFADAGAKVILTDADEEAGKEAVERLQKEKKKVAFIRCDVSQEHEVIKLMEIAGVKYGKLDALINNAGIADPFTGNLQNMLLSEFDRMLAVNLRGPLLCAKYALPLLKAAEQPAILNITSTRAFMSEPDTFAYTASKGGLEALTHSLAVSLAEDKIRVNAIAPGWIETGEWQKKSEQYLPKHSKQDREQHPVGRVGKPEDIAAAALFLCSDQAGFITGQSIKIDGGMTIKMIYV; encoded by the coding sequence ATGATAAACGACTATTACACGGGTAAAACAGTTTTGATAACCGGTGGCGCACAAGGCATAGGTTTAGGAATGGTACAGGCTTTTGCTGATGCAGGGGCCAAGGTTATACTGACAGATGCTGACGAAGAAGCCGGTAAAGAAGCAGTAGAAAGACTGCAAAAGGAGAAGAAAAAGGTAGCGTTTATTCGTTGCGATGTGAGCCAGGAACATGAGGTAATTAAGTTGATGGAGATAGCAGGAGTGAAGTATGGAAAACTGGATGCTTTAATTAATAATGCTGGTATAGCAGATCCTTTTACAGGTAATCTTCAGAACATGCTGCTATCGGAGTTTGACCGGATGCTGGCAGTAAATTTGCGCGGACCCCTGTTATGTGCCAAGTATGCCTTACCGCTTTTAAAAGCTGCAGAACAACCGGCCATACTTAATATTACAAGCACCAGAGCTTTTATGTCGGAACCTGATACATTTGCCTACACAGCCTCAAAAGGCGGGCTGGAAGCACTGACACATTCACTGGCTGTAAGTCTGGCTGAAGATAAGATAAGGGTAAATGCCATAGCGCCGGGTTGGATTGAAACAGGAGAGTGGCAGAAAAAGAGCGAACAATACCTGCCTAAGCACAGCAAGCAAGATAGAGAACAGCACCCTGTCGGGCGGGTAGGCAAACCTGAAGATATTGCAGCTGCAGCTTTATTTTTATGCTCAGACCAGGCAGGGTTTATTACAGGCCAGAGTATAAAAATTGACGGAGGCATGACGATCAAAATGATCTATGTGTAG